In the genome of Bradyrhizobium sp. CIAT3101, one region contains:
- a CDS encoding SDR family NAD(P)-dependent oxidoreductase, with protein sequence MAIVFITGSTDGLGRAAAQSLLDQGHRVVLHARSADRAAALEELAPRAEAVVIGDLQNGTETRSIADQVNAIGRMDAVIHNAGIYTQPNRGSTLEGHASTLAINTVAPYILTALIERPARLVYLSSGLHRGGEGSLNDLDWTKRSWDAAKAYAESKLHVVALAFALARRWPQVLSNAVDPGWARTRMGGSGAPVDIATGQKTQTWLAVSNDPAALVSGRYWHNLQEQQPASEATDAGFQDGLVGRLRELTGVALPGS encoded by the coding sequence ATGGCAATCGTTTTCATCACTGGCAGCACCGACGGGCTTGGCCGGGCGGCGGCGCAATCGCTCCTCGACCAAGGTCACCGCGTGGTGCTGCACGCACGTTCGGCCGATCGCGCCGCGGCGCTCGAAGAGCTCGCCCCTCGCGCTGAGGCTGTTGTGATCGGCGATCTCCAGAACGGCACCGAGACCAGGAGCATCGCGGATCAGGTGAACGCGATCGGGCGCATGGATGCCGTCATTCACAACGCCGGTATCTACACGCAGCCGAATCGAGGTTCGACTCTGGAAGGCCATGCGAGCACATTGGCGATCAACACCGTTGCGCCCTACATATTGACGGCGCTGATCGAGCGCCCCGCCAGATTGGTCTATCTCAGCAGCGGCTTGCATCGCGGCGGGGAGGGGTCGCTGAATGATCTCGACTGGACGAAGAGGTCCTGGGATGCCGCAAAGGCTTATGCCGAGAGCAAGCTTCACGTCGTTGCGCTTGCGTTCGCGCTGGCGCGACGTTGGCCGCAGGTCCTGAGCAACGCGGTTGATCCCGGCTGGGCGCGCACAAGGATGGGCGGCTCAGGCGCCCCGGTCGATATCGCGACAGGACAGAAGACACAAACCTGGTTAGCCGTAAGCAACGACCCCGCCGCGTTGGTCAGTGGTCGCTATTGGCATAATTTACAGGAGCAGCAGCCGGCCAGCGAAGCAACGGACGCCGGGTTTCAGGACGGTCTGGTCGGCAGGCTGCGCGAGCTGACTGGCGTCGCACTGCCCGGATCGTAG
- the dhaK gene encoding dihydroxyacetone kinase subunit DhaK, translating to MKKLINSTDAVLEESLDGLAAAHADILLLGADRKFVRRRTLKPGKVALISGGGSGHEPLHAGFVGVGMLDAACPGQVFTSPTPDQMIEAAEAVDTEAGVLFIVKNYEGDVMNFTMAAEMAGREIASVVTNDDVAVEKSTYTTGRRGVAGTLIVEKMVGAAAEKGMPLAALKTLGDDVNRRTRSMGVALLPCTVPAAGRPNFTLADNEMEMGVGIHGEPGRRRVPLASADAIAAEMLNAILGDLAPSKGSEVLLLVNGFGATPLIELYLMVNSAKRILDGAGITATRFLTGSYVTSLDMAGASITVSVLDGQSKELWDAQVHTAALRWGI from the coding sequence ATGAAAAAGCTGATCAACAGCACGGATGCGGTGCTCGAAGAGAGTCTCGACGGATTGGCTGCGGCGCATGCCGATATCCTGCTGCTCGGTGCCGACAGGAAGTTCGTGCGCCGCCGTACCCTGAAGCCGGGCAAGGTCGCGCTGATCTCGGGCGGCGGCTCCGGCCATGAACCGCTCCATGCGGGCTTCGTCGGTGTCGGCATGCTCGATGCCGCCTGTCCGGGCCAGGTCTTCACCTCGCCGACGCCGGATCAGATGATCGAGGCGGCCGAGGCCGTCGACACCGAGGCGGGTGTGCTCTTCATCGTCAAGAACTACGAAGGCGATGTGATGAATTTCACCATGGCCGCCGAGATGGCCGGTCGCGAGATCGCCAGCGTGGTGACCAACGACGACGTCGCGGTCGAGAAGTCGACCTACACGACCGGTCGGCGCGGTGTTGCAGGCACGCTGATCGTGGAAAAGATGGTCGGTGCCGCGGCCGAAAAAGGCATGCCGCTTGCCGCGCTCAAGACGCTCGGCGATGACGTGAATCGGCGCACACGCTCGATGGGCGTGGCGCTCCTGCCGTGCACCGTTCCGGCGGCGGGCCGGCCGAATTTCACCCTGGCCGACAATGAAATGGAAATGGGTGTCGGCATTCACGGCGAGCCGGGTCGCCGCAGGGTGCCGCTGGCGTCCGCCGATGCCATCGCTGCCGAGATGCTCAATGCGATCCTGGGTGATCTTGCGCCGAGCAAGGGCAGCGAGGTTCTGCTTCTGGTCAACGGGTTCGGCGCAACGCCACTGATCGAACTCTATCTGATGGTCAATAGCGCCAAGCGCATTCTGGACGGGGCGGGGATCACGGCGACACGTTTCTTGACCGGTTCCTATGTGACGTCCCTGGATATGGCGGGTGCCTCCATCACTGTCTCCGTGCTCGATGGCCAGTCGAAAGAATTGTGGGATGCCCAGGTGCATACCGCGGCGCTACGCTGGGGTATCTGA
- the ptsP gene encoding phosphoenolpyruvate--protein phosphotransferase, whose translation MGEIHLTGHPASPGLAIGPVAVLTSAVASRVTKGDPTQEAAALKAAIDGAATELAELIATVHGEAAEILEFQVAMLGDDALSEGAYEAIAGGTAADEAWCAALDVEIAGYRAADEEYFRARAADLVDIRDRVLAGLNGADQVARISGDSVVTGDDISPSTFLAVDWTRGGAIALASGSPSSHVAMLARSRGAPMVVGLGPLPWNGQPPSLALVDGDTGTVIFDPQPETRRLFEHRMAAANAAQIAADAGRLKPAVTADGRRIAVLLNVAAPEDVVSLDPAICDGIGLVRTEFLFEGSRGLPGEDAQYAVYRRILEWAAGRPVTIRTLDAGGDKPIAGLTVDSERNPFLGLRGIRLSLARPEVFRVQLRALCRAAVHGTLKVMLPMIAVPAELDRANAMLDAEFATLTAEGIACARPPLGIMVEVPAAALCAEDFGAAFYSIGSNDLTQYTMAAARDIGAVADLNDAGHPAVLALIARTVEAGRKRGVEVSLCGDAAADTRLTKALLATGLTTLSVSPIAVARLKAAIAGVTA comes from the coding sequence GTGGGCGAGATCCATCTCACCGGCCATCCTGCTTCGCCTGGCCTCGCCATCGGCCCGGTCGCCGTGCTGACGAGTGCTGTGGCGAGCAGGGTGACCAAGGGTGATCCCACGCAGGAGGCCGCGGCGCTGAAGGCGGCGATCGATGGGGCAGCCACAGAGCTCGCCGAACTGATCGCGACGGTTCATGGCGAAGCCGCGGAGATCCTGGAATTCCAGGTCGCGATGCTCGGTGACGATGCGCTTTCGGAGGGAGCTTACGAAGCCATTGCGGGCGGCACGGCTGCCGATGAGGCTTGGTGCGCAGCGCTGGACGTGGAGATTGCGGGCTATCGCGCCGCGGATGAGGAATATTTCAGGGCTCGTGCTGCCGATCTGGTCGACATTCGCGATCGCGTGCTTGCGGGTTTGAACGGCGCGGATCAGGTCGCAAGGATCTCCGGTGATTCCGTCGTCACGGGCGATGATATTTCGCCGTCGACATTCCTGGCAGTCGACTGGACCCGCGGTGGCGCCATTGCGCTCGCGAGCGGATCGCCGTCGTCGCATGTCGCGATGCTCGCGCGATCGCGCGGCGCTCCCATGGTGGTCGGATTGGGTCCATTGCCATGGAACGGACAGCCGCCGTCGCTGGCGCTTGTCGACGGCGATACCGGCACCGTGATTTTCGATCCCCAGCCCGAAACGCGCCGCCTGTTCGAGCATCGGATGGCGGCGGCGAATGCAGCGCAGATCGCTGCCGACGCGGGCCGCCTCAAGCCGGCTGTGACGGCCGACGGCCGGCGCATCGCCGTCCTTCTCAACGTCGCAGCGCCCGAAGATGTCGTAAGCCTCGATCCCGCTATTTGCGACGGCATCGGACTCGTGCGGACCGAATTTCTGTTCGAGGGATCGAGGGGCCTGCCCGGTGAGGATGCGCAATACGCGGTCTATCGACGCATTCTCGAATGGGCTGCGGGGCGGCCGGTGACGATCCGCACGCTCGATGCCGGCGGTGACAAGCCAATTGCCGGCCTGACGGTCGATAGCGAGCGCAATCCGTTTCTGGGCCTGCGCGGGATCCGGCTCTCGCTTGCGCGGCCGGAGGTGTTTCGCGTGCAGTTGCGGGCGCTGTGCCGTGCGGCCGTCCATGGCACGTTGAAGGTGATGTTGCCGATGATTGCGGTTCCCGCCGAGCTCGATCGTGCCAACGCCATGCTGGATGCGGAGTTTGCGACGCTGACGGCAGAAGGCATCGCCTGCGCGCGGCCACCGCTCGGCATCATGGTCGAGGTCCCGGCGGCAGCGCTCTGTGCGGAGGATTTTGGCGCTGCATTTTATTCCATCGGGTCGAACGACCTGACCCAATATACGATGGCTGCGGCGCGCGACATCGGCGCTGTCGCTGACCTCAACGATGCCGGTCATCCCGCGGTGCTGGCGCTGATCGCGCGGACCGTCGAGGCCGGGCGCAAGCGCGGCGTCGAGGTCTCGCTCTGCGGCGATGCGGCGGCCGATACGCGCTTGACGAAAGCGCTACTGGCGACGGGCCTGACGACGCTCTCGGTCTCGCCGATTGCGGTGGCACGGCTCAAGGCTGCCATCGCCGGGGTGACCGCATGA
- a CDS encoding HPr family phosphocarrier protein, giving the protein MHDANANRAAQTFAPLTAFAVLVNPVGLHARPSVKLTQLAKGFAAKIEIALAADGPWTDAKSPVKVMRVKAPQGATLHFRVAGPDGDAALAAMLALVHDGFGEA; this is encoded by the coding sequence ATGCATGATGCCAACGCCAACCGGGCTGCCCAGACGTTTGCGCCGCTGACCGCTTTCGCGGTCCTTGTCAATCCGGTCGGCCTGCACGCGCGGCCATCGGTGAAGCTCACGCAATTGGCAAAGGGCTTTGCCGCAAAGATCGAAATCGCGCTTGCTGCCGACGGACCCTGGACCGACGCCAAGAGCCCGGTGAAGGTGATGCGTGTGAAAGCACCGCAAGGTGCAACGCTGCATTTCCGCGTCGCCGGTCCCGATGGTGACGCGGCGCTCGCAGCCATGCTGGCGCTGGTGCATGATGGTTTCGGCGAGGCGTAA
- the dhaM gene encoding dihydroxyacetone kinase phosphoryl donor subunit DhaM: MSNVGIVIVSHSPKIAEGAADMVRQMVGDAVPLAWTGGDVDGGLGTNVAGILDAIEKAWSPAGVAILVDLGGAETNSEMAVEMLPEDRRARVLVCNAPVVEGAVIAATESSGGSSLAAVKRSAEEFYA; this comes from the coding sequence ATGAGCAATGTCGGAATTGTCATCGTGTCGCATTCGCCGAAGATCGCGGAAGGCGCGGCCGATATGGTGCGCCAGATGGTCGGGGATGCCGTGCCGCTGGCCTGGACCGGCGGGGATGTCGACGGTGGGCTCGGTACGAACGTTGCAGGAATTCTCGATGCGATCGAGAAAGCCTGGTCACCGGCGGGCGTCGCGATCCTCGTCGATCTCGGCGGTGCCGAGACCAATTCGGAGATGGCGGTCGAGATGCTCCCCGAAGATCGGCGCGCGCGCGTGCTGGTTTGTAATGCCCCGGTGGTCGAGGGGGCTGTGATTGCTGCGACCGAATCTTCGGGCGGCTCGTCGCTTGCCGCCGTCAAGCGCAGTGCGGAGGAATTCTATGCATGA
- the dhaL gene encoding dihydroxyacetone kinase subunit DhaL, translating to MSLDRVARERLVRALAGAVIEHADELTSLDQAIGDGDHGLNMKRGFEAVLATLPGLADKSLPEMLKAIGMTLVMKVGGASGPLVGTFFMELGKALPEQPSRADLVAATEKAIEAVKARGRSEAGQKTLLDVLVPVHAVLAGGGDARAIAAEAVQAADRTTPMQAIRGRASFLGERSIGHMDPGSRSASLLIGAAVETLEFEVNT from the coding sequence ATGAGCCTTGATCGGGTAGCCAGAGAAAGACTGGTGCGAGCGCTCGCAGGAGCCGTGATTGAACACGCGGACGAATTGACGAGCCTTGACCAGGCGATCGGCGATGGGGATCACGGGCTGAACATGAAGCGCGGTTTCGAGGCGGTGCTGGCGACATTGCCGGGCCTTGCCGACAAGTCGCTCCCGGAGATGCTGAAGGCGATCGGAATGACCCTGGTCATGAAGGTCGGCGGCGCCTCGGGGCCGCTGGTCGGGACCTTCTTCATGGAACTGGGCAAGGCGCTTCCGGAGCAGCCGAGCCGGGCCGATCTGGTCGCGGCGACGGAGAAAGCGATCGAGGCCGTCAAGGCGCGCGGCCGTTCCGAGGCAGGGCAGAAGACGCTGCTGGATGTGCTCGTGCCGGTTCACGCCGTGTTGGCGGGAGGCGGCGACGCCAGGGCGATCGCGGCGGAGGCCGTGCAAGCGGCCGATCGTACCACGCCGATGCAAGCGATTCGCGGCCGCGCGTCGTTTCTCGGGGAACGTTCCATCGGTCATATGGACCCGGGCTCGCGCTCGGCGTCCCTTCTGATCGGCGCAGCAGTTGAGACACTGGAGTTCGAGGTCAATACATGA
- a CDS encoding ABC transporter ATP-binding protein: protein MAEVEINAVSKAFGKTQALSDLSLTIGDGEFVALLGPTGAGKTTALRLIAGLEQPDSGSIRIDGRDVTGDAPADRDVAFVFQQYSLYPHLTVFENMAFALRAPTRRVPEADIRAKVQEVARLLHIETKLDNKATQLSGGQMQRVAIGRALVRSPSIYLMDEPLSSLDAKLRGELRLELKRIQVDLGATILYVTHDQTEAMTMASRIGVIEGGRLMQIGTPREIYENPINAHVAARLGQPTINLLPAALFGGAPAGAETVGARTEHLTIARGGGDVSATVKRVEHLGDQSHLHLDLAGRPVVTLADPEAGFGAGDMVSLRLNRPLFFDAMGWRVAA, encoded by the coding sequence ATGGCTGAGGTCGAGATCAACGCCGTCTCCAAGGCGTTCGGCAAGACGCAAGCCTTGAGCGATCTGTCGCTGACCATTGGTGACGGCGAGTTCGTCGCGTTGCTCGGGCCGACAGGCGCCGGCAAGACCACGGCCTTGCGCTTGATTGCTGGATTGGAGCAGCCGGACAGCGGTTCGATCCGGATCGATGGGCGCGACGTGACCGGCGATGCACCGGCCGACCGCGACGTCGCCTTTGTCTTCCAGCAATATTCGCTGTATCCGCATCTGACCGTGTTCGAGAACATGGCCTTCGCGTTGCGCGCGCCGACCCGCCGCGTGCCGGAGGCGGATATCCGCGCGAAGGTGCAGGAGGTGGCGCGTCTGCTTCACATCGAAACCAAGCTGGACAACAAGGCGACGCAGCTGTCGGGCGGACAGATGCAGCGCGTCGCGATCGGTCGCGCCCTGGTCCGTTCGCCCTCGATCTATCTGATGGACGAGCCGCTTTCCTCGCTGGATGCCAAGCTTCGCGGCGAGCTGCGCCTCGAGCTCAAGCGGATCCAGGTCGATCTCGGCGCGACGATCCTCTATGTCACTCACGACCAGACCGAAGCGATGACCATGGCCTCGCGCATTGGCGTGATCGAAGGCGGACGGCTGATGCAGATCGGCACGCCGCGCGAGATCTACGAGAACCCGATCAATGCGCATGTCGCAGCAAGGCTGGGCCAGCCAACGATCAATCTGCTGCCGGCTGCCCTGTTCGGTGGCGCCCCGGCCGGCGCCGAGACGGTCGGCGCGCGGACCGAGCACCTGACGATTGCGCGCGGCGGTGGTGACGTGTCGGCGACCGTTAAGCGGGTCGAACATCTCGGCGACCAGAGCCATCTCCATCTCGACCTCGCCGGCCGGCCGGTCGTGACCCTGGCGGATCCCGAGGCGGGCTTCGGCGCCGGAGATATGGTGTCGCTCCGTCTGAACAGACCGCTGTTTTTCGATGCGATGGGCTGGAGGGTAGCGGCATGA